Within the Nicotiana tabacum cultivar K326 chromosome 11, ASM71507v2, whole genome shotgun sequence genome, the region TTTTTTTAAGTGAGTCTCATGGCTTTGAAAACAAGTTTATGCTGGCGCTATAAATTCATTATACTAAGAAAGAATACAGTGAACCACTGATATAATATGCTTTTGCCAACTAAAGCATCACAAGAAAAAGGGCAGAAGAAAATTATACCTGCAAAGTTGGTGACTACAATTTCATACTCTTCGCCGAGTTTAACTTCAGTTAAACCGACTGGCGTAGGCTCCAGACCGTCTAAATTTTCCATGAGAGGAATGAATTCGAAATAACCAATATTAGGAAGTACtgcatatgtaacaagctcgggaGGCAACTCGGGGTTAACGTTTGCTCCAATCCACCCTTCAGAAGATCCATAATCTGCACTTAGCAGAGGTAACTCGCCCGCATAATGCCTCAGTTTCTTCAAGTACGGTTCCATGGATCCAGTCATGATACCATATATGTACCTAGTGTTCGGGAAAAGAGCTGGAATCAAGCCATACCAATTGCTCAATCGGCTGCACTTGTTAAAAATAGTATCAGCAAGCTCGGGATCAGGCTTGAGTAATTTCGACATTGCTGCTCTCATAGAAGGAACTGTCACACGGCTAGAAAGGACTCCATCTCTTATGTTGGTAACAAGTTCTTGCCATACTTGTTCGAAATTTCGAAAAGCATGGACTATACTATGAGCAAATGTAGAAGAGACGACTTGAACCTCATCGCGAAAAATGAGGCCACACAAAAGATGACAGTACAAAGATTGTTGGAAATCAGGGCCAAATATTACTTCATCAGGGCTACAACAAGGGGTCTGCATTGCCTTCATTGTCTTCTTGAATTGTGCATTTCGGTATACATTGGTAGTGGCAGTTCCAGCTGCCAAACCGCCCTTCGTCTTGAATTGCTTGCTGCCATATATGAACTGCAAAGCTTTCCCATTTACAACTGGAAATTCTCTGCAAAATAACATAAATTTTCACATCAACCATTTGCTAAGCCAATGATGTTTTTTCCGGTGTTTCAGAATACAGTTAGTCAATATGTTAACTAATCAATTACGATAAATTGGACTAGATTTTACTCTCTTTTTTCTGGAGTACCTTGACGTGGCATCAGCCTGATGGGGTTAAAGAATCAGTTTTGTCTATAAAAGGGCTAAAATCACTAATTTTAGCTTTTTTAGCGCATATAGTAGGATGGATCTCAACaaatatgaaagataaaaaaACTCCTTGTGACGCGTTAGGGATGTGTCACCACATTTATCACCGTGTGAACTATAAGCTATGTTGTGTGGACTCTCCAAATTACTGTCGCACCCGTGTCGCACTCTCCAAAAATACACTGCTTTTGGAGACACGCACCCGATGACATTTTCatagagtccgagcaacatagactATAAGTCTATAACACTTCCCTGAGAAGAGTCCACTTATTGGTACcaagagaaaaagtaaaaaacaCTCATTAAGACAAGAATAAATCTTTCCACTACACATGAACAGATGtggaaattttcaaaataaagaaataaacaaCTCATGCTGTCTTTCTCAACTGGACCAACTTTTCCACAAATAAAAAAGGCCATTACCCAAAAATGCAGTAGAGTTGAAAAAGGTGGCACTAACAGTGTAAAGCATTATAAGATAGTGCATGAAATTACATTATACCTGTTCCTAAAGGCAAAAGATGTCTTGAATATTTGCATAGTGGATTCCATCAATTCTTCATTGAAAGGTACAAACTTTGGCTTTCCTTGAGTTGTCCCAGAACTGCAATTAATCATTAACATCAAattttcttcttccacctctaAAGATATAACCTTTACACTACACAACACCACTCTTCTACATCCCAATAAAAACCattgaagaaagaaaaacaataatttCTCTTTAATTTTCTCTTCTCATCATGATAAAA harbors:
- the LOC107811464 gene encoding jasmonoyl--L-amino acid synthetase JAR4 isoform X2 is translated as MKTVVEKTEKFDPQEVIEEFEVLTRDAGKIQEETLQKILEENGGTEYLQQWGLNGKTDSLSFKNCVPIVTHKDLEPYIHRIADGDLSPILTGKPITTISLSSGTTQGKPKFVPFNEELMESTMQIFKTSFAFRNREFPVVNGKALQFIYGSKQFKTKGGLAAGTATTNVYRNAQFKKTMKAMQTPCCSPDEVIFGPDFQQSLYCHLLCGLIFRDEVQVVSSTFAHSIVHAFRNFEQVWQELVTNIRDGVLSSRVTVPSMRAAMSKLLKPDPELADTIFNKCSRLSNWYGLIPALFPNTRYIYGIMTGSMEPYLKKLRHYAGELPLLSADYGSSEGWIGANVNPELPPELVTYAVLPNIGYFEFIPLMENLDGLEPTPVGLTEVKLGEEYEIVVTNFAGLYRYRLGDVVRIKGFHNGTPELQFICRRNLLLSINIDKNTEKDLQLAVEAAAKILSDEKLEVVDFTSHVNVSADPGHYVIFWELSGEASEEILKECCNCLDISFVDAGYVGSRKVNAIGALELRIVKRGTFHKILDHFVGLGAAVSQFKTPRCVGPTNLSVLQILSSNVVESYFSTAFC
- the LOC107811464 gene encoding jasmonoyl--L-amino acid synthetase JAR4 isoform X1, which encodes MIAICYSKIMKTVVEKTEKFDPQEVIEEFEVLTRDAGKIQEETLQKILEENGGTEYLQQWGLNGKTDSLSFKNCVPIVTHKDLEPYIHRIADGDLSPILTGKPITTISLSSGTTQGKPKFVPFNEELMESTMQIFKTSFAFRNREFPVVNGKALQFIYGSKQFKTKGGLAAGTATTNVYRNAQFKKTMKAMQTPCCSPDEVIFGPDFQQSLYCHLLCGLIFRDEVQVVSSTFAHSIVHAFRNFEQVWQELVTNIRDGVLSSRVTVPSMRAAMSKLLKPDPELADTIFNKCSRLSNWYGLIPALFPNTRYIYGIMTGSMEPYLKKLRHYAGELPLLSADYGSSEGWIGANVNPELPPELVTYAVLPNIGYFEFIPLMENLDGLEPTPVGLTEVKLGEEYEIVVTNFAGLYRYRLGDVVRIKGFHNGTPELQFICRRNLLLSINIDKNTEKDLQLAVEAAAKILSDEKLEVVDFTSHVNVSADPGHYVIFWELSGEASEEILKECCNCLDISFVDAGYVGSRKVNAIGALELRIVKRGTFHKILDHFVGLGAAVSQFKTPRCVGPTNLSVLQILSSNVVESYFSTAFC